From Blastochloris viridis, one genomic window encodes:
- the metW gene encoding methionine biosynthesis protein MetW, translating to MSVLEASAAPAKPLSAINGARVDLLTVADMIGPGARVLDVGCGDGELLRLLAETRGADARGIEISREGVSASMAKGLAVIQGDADADLAHYPDDAFDFVVLSQTLQAMRRPRWVIEQMLRIGRRGIVSFPNFGHWRIRAHLLFRGRMPVTDNLPDSWYDTPNIHFCTIRDFVDLVHEIDVEIEKAVALDRYGRPVRVNVPWWFWNLFGEQAVFLLRRRG from the coding sequence ATGAGCGTGCTCGAAGCGTCCGCTGCGCCGGCGAAGCCGCTGAGCGCGATCAACGGTGCCCGCGTCGATCTTCTGACCGTCGCCGACATGATCGGGCCCGGGGCGCGGGTGCTCGACGTCGGCTGCGGCGACGGCGAGTTGCTCCGTCTTTTGGCCGAGACCCGCGGCGCCGACGCCCGCGGCATCGAGATCTCGCGCGAGGGCGTGAGTGCCTCAATGGCCAAGGGACTGGCGGTGATCCAGGGCGATGCCGACGCCGACCTTGCGCACTATCCCGACGACGCCTTCGACTTCGTGGTGCTGTCGCAGACGCTGCAGGCGATGCGCCGGCCGCGCTGGGTGATCGAGCAGATGCTGCGCATCGGCCGCCGCGGCATCGTGTCGTTCCCCAATTTCGGCCACTGGCGCATCCGCGCCCACCTGTTGTTCCGCGGCCGCATGCCGGTGACCGACAACCTGCCGGATTCCTGGTACGACACCCCCAACATCCATTTCTGCACCATCCGCGACTTCGTCGATCTGGTGCACGAGATCGACGTCGAGATCGAAAAGGCGGTGGCGCTCGACCGCTACGGACGCCCGGTGCGGGTCAATGTGCCGTGGTGGTTCTGGAACCTGTTCGGCGAGCAGGCGGTGTTTCTGCTGCGCCGACGGGGTTAG
- the metX gene encoding homoserine O-acetyltransferase MetX, producing the protein MTKHAKARVFDLARRETDEPSSLVVRFGVEQPLRLMSGAVLAPWQCAYQTYGTLNAARSNAILICHALTGDQHVANVHPATGKPGWWQTMVGPGKAFDTDRYFVICANVLGGCMGTTGPSSTNPATGKPWALDLPVVTIRDMVNAQAKLIDHLGIDTLFAVAGGSMGGMQVLEWAASYPDRVFSALPIASAARHSAQNIAFGEVGRQAVMADPEWHGGRYIEAGTRPEKGLAVARMGGHITYLSEAALHNKFGRRLQNRTTPGFSFDADFQVESYLRHQGLSFVERFDANSYLYVTRAMDYFDLAADHGGILAQAFRGTRTRFCVVSFNSDWLFPTSESRQIVKALNAAAASVSFVEIETDKGHDAFLLDVPEFEATLRGFLDAAAKARGLPVAA; encoded by the coding sequence ATGACCAAGCACGCCAAGGCGAGGGTGTTCGATCTGGCTCGCCGCGAGACCGACGAGCCGTCGTCGCTGGTCGTGCGGTTCGGGGTCGAGCAGCCGCTGCGCCTGATGTCGGGCGCGGTGCTGGCGCCATGGCAATGCGCCTACCAGACCTACGGCACGCTGAATGCCGCCCGCAGCAACGCCATCCTGATCTGCCACGCTTTGACCGGCGACCAGCACGTCGCCAACGTCCACCCCGCCACCGGCAAGCCGGGGTGGTGGCAGACCATGGTCGGTCCGGGCAAGGCATTCGACACCGATCGCTATTTTGTGATCTGCGCCAACGTGCTGGGCGGCTGCATGGGCACCACCGGGCCGTCCTCGACCAATCCGGCGACCGGCAAGCCGTGGGCGCTCGATCTGCCGGTGGTGACCATCCGCGACATGGTCAACGCCCAGGCCAAGCTCATCGACCACCTCGGCATTGACACGCTGTTTGCGGTGGCCGGCGGCTCGATGGGCGGCATGCAGGTGCTGGAGTGGGCGGCGAGCTACCCGGACCGGGTGTTTTCGGCGCTGCCGATCGCCTCCGCCGCCCGCCACTCCGCCCAGAACATCGCGTTCGGCGAGGTCGGCCGCCAGGCGGTGATGGCGGACCCAGAATGGCACGGCGGCCGCTATATCGAAGCCGGCACCCGGCCGGAAAAGGGCCTCGCGGTGGCACGCATGGGCGGCCACATCACCTATCTGTCCGAGGCGGCGCTGCACAACAAGTTCGGCCGCCGCCTGCAGAACCGCACCACGCCGGGCTTCAGCTTCGACGCCGATTTCCAGGTCGAGAGCTACCTGCGCCACCAAGGCCTCAGCTTCGTCGAGCGGTTCGACGCCAACTCCTATCTCTATGTGACGCGGGCGATGGACTATTTCGATCTTGCCGCCGACCATGGCGGCATACTGGCTCAGGCGTTCCGCGGCACCAGGACGCGGTTCTGCGTCGTTTCCTTCAACTCCGACTGGCTGTTCCCGACCTCGGAGTCGCGCCAGATCGTCAAGGCGCTCAACGCCGCCGCCGCCTCGGTGTCGTTCGTCGAGATCGAGACCGACAAGGGCCACGACGCCTTCCTGCTCGACGTTCCGGAGTTCGAAGCCACCCTGCGCGGCTTCCTCGATGCCGCCGCCAAGGCGCGCGGCCTGCCGGTGGCGGCATGA
- a CDS encoding prephenate/arogenate dehydrogenase family protein, with product MTDAAPVFGTVALIGAGLIGSSLARATRARGAATTVIVTDASERVRHRVRALGFADVVVDTAAEAVATADLVIACVPVGAQGLVAAEIGPALKPGAIVSDVGSVKAAVVRDMAPHLPAHVQFVPAHPVAGTENSGPDAGFAELFEGRWTILTPPDGSDPLAVRQVATYWEQLGAKVEVMTPEHHDLVLAITSHLPHLIAYNIVGTADDLAAVTKSEVIKFSAGGFRDFTRIAASDPTMWRDVFLANREAVLEMLGRFTEDLAYLQRAIRWGEGDKLFDLFTRTRAIRRSIIESGQETAAPDFGRRASPARERVPVPRPYGAGE from the coding sequence GTGACTGATGCCGCACCGGTTTTCGGCACCGTCGCGCTGATCGGCGCCGGGCTGATCGGCTCGTCGCTGGCACGGGCGACCCGCGCCCGCGGGGCCGCCACGACGGTGATCGTCACCGACGCCTCCGAGCGGGTGCGGCACCGTGTCCGCGCCCTCGGCTTCGCCGACGTCGTCGTCGACACCGCCGCCGAGGCGGTGGCGACCGCCGACCTCGTCATCGCCTGCGTGCCGGTCGGCGCGCAGGGCCTCGTCGCCGCCGAGATCGGTCCGGCGCTCAAGCCGGGCGCCATCGTCTCCGACGTCGGCTCGGTCAAGGCCGCGGTGGTGCGGGACATGGCGCCGCATTTGCCGGCCCACGTCCAGTTCGTGCCGGCCCACCCGGTGGCGGGCACCGAGAATTCCGGCCCCGACGCCGGCTTCGCCGAATTGTTCGAGGGCCGCTGGACCATCCTCACGCCGCCCGACGGCAGCGACCCATTGGCGGTGAGACAGGTCGCGACCTATTGGGAGCAGCTCGGCGCCAAGGTCGAGGTGATGACGCCGGAGCACCACGATCTGGTGCTCGCCATCACCAGCCACCTGCCGCACCTCATCGCCTACAACATCGTCGGCACCGCCGACGACCTGGCGGCGGTGACCAAGAGCGAGGTGATCAAGTTCTCGGCCGGCGGCTTCCGCGACTTCACCCGCATCGCCGCCTCCGACCCGACGATGTGGCGCGACGTGTTCCTCGCCAACCGCGAGGCGGTGCTGGAGATGCTCGGCCGCTTCACCGAGGATCTGGCCTATCTGCAGCGCGCCATCCGCTGGGGCGAGGGCGACAAATTGTTCGACCTGTTCACCCGCACCCGCGCCATCCGCCGCTCGATCATCGAAAGCGGGCAGGAGACCGCCGCGCCCGACTTCGGCCGCCGGGCCAGCCCTGCCAGGGAGCGGGTACCGGTGCCGCGGCCCTACGGGGCCGGGGAGTAG
- a CDS encoding gamma-glutamylcyclotransferase has product MPKGPVSVAAVNGQLAGSSNDAAEPSIDVSGHWVFGYGSLMWRPGFDYVERHPARLTGAHRALCLLSHVHRGTPERPGLVLGLDLGGQCVGVAYRVEAAAWDDTLAYLREREQTTKAYREVHRRVQLIKHPEREVMALVYVIDRAHHQYAGTLSREEQLHLVRQGHGRSGANRDYVLATVAELERLGIRDEELIWLAERL; this is encoded by the coding sequence ATGCCGAAAGGACCGGTTTCCGTCGCCGCTGTCAACGGACAGCTGGCGGGAAGCAGCAATGACGCAGCGGAGCCGTCGATCGACGTCTCCGGCCACTGGGTGTTCGGCTATGGCTCGCTGATGTGGCGGCCGGGGTTCGACTATGTCGAACGCCATCCGGCCCGGCTGACCGGCGCCCACCGCGCGCTGTGCCTGCTCTCGCACGTTCACCGCGGCACCCCGGAGCGTCCCGGCCTCGTGCTTGGCCTCGACCTCGGCGGCCAGTGCGTCGGCGTCGCCTATCGGGTCGAGGCGGCAGCGTGGGACGACACGCTGGCCTATTTGCGCGAGCGCGAGCAGACCACCAAGGCTTATCGCGAGGTCCACCGCCGGGTGCAGCTGATCAAGCATCCCGAGCGCGAGGTGATGGCGCTGGTCTACGTCATCGACCGCGCCCACCACCAATATGCCGGCACCCTCAGCCGCGAGGAGCAGCTTCACCTCGTGCGCCAGGGCCATGGCCGCTCCGGCGCCAACCGCGACTACGTGCTGGCGACGGTGGCCGAGCTGGAGCGGCTCGGCATCCGCGACGAGGAGCTGATCTGGCTCGCCGAGCGATTGTGA
- the gloB gene encoding hydroxyacylglutathione hydrolase: protein MTATIRQFRCRSDNYGVLIFDSATRATAAIDAPDAAAIQAELAANGWRLTDILVTHHHADHTAGIAELVAATGCRVLAAKSGDISHATATLADGDHVRVGALAATVLATPGHTLDHLAFWFADVGAVFVGDTLFSLGCGRLFEGSAAEMWASLDRLRALPDDTLVYCGHEYTAANARFALTIEPNNAALAARVAEVERLNAEGRPTLPTTIGLENATNPFLRADRPEVAAAVGLSGASAAAVFAELRRRKDRF, encoded by the coding sequence ATGACCGCCACCATCCGCCAGTTTCGTTGCCGATCCGACAATTACGGCGTCCTGATCTTCGATTCCGCGACGCGCGCAACTGCCGCGATCGACGCACCCGACGCTGCCGCCATCCAGGCCGAGCTCGCGGCGAACGGCTGGCGGCTCACCGATATTCTGGTCACTCATCACCACGCCGACCACACCGCCGGTATTGCCGAGTTGGTCGCCGCCACCGGCTGCCGGGTGCTCGCGGCCAAGTCCGGCGACATCTCCCACGCCACCGCCACCCTTGCCGACGGCGACCACGTCAGGGTTGGCGCACTCGCGGCCACCGTGCTGGCGACGCCCGGCCACACCCTCGACCACCTTGCGTTCTGGTTCGCGGACGTCGGCGCCGTCTTCGTCGGCGACACCCTGTTCTCGCTCGGCTGCGGCCGGCTGTTCGAAGGCAGCGCGGCCGAGATGTGGGCCTCGCTCGACAGGCTGCGCGCCCTGCCGGACGACACCCTGGTCTATTGCGGCCACGAATACACCGCCGCCAACGCCCGCTTCGCCCTGACCATCGAGCCGAACAACGCGGCGCTGGCCGCGCGGGTGGCAGAGGTCGAGCGGTTGAACGCCGAGGGTCGGCCGACCCTGCCGACCACCATCGGCCTGGAGAACGCCACCAACCCGTTTTTGCGCGCCGACCGGCCGGAGGTCGCCGCCGCGGTGGGATTATCCGGCGCATCGGCGGCCGCCGTATTCGCCGAACTCCGGCGACGAAAGGACCGGTTCTGA
- a CDS encoding DUF2125 domain-containing protein, whose product MPSPLSSRRFWLLVAPFVLLVLLAVGWSALWSHARDRVEAEIDRAMARESGAGRQIACAERTVAGFPFRIELRCERPLFAQNRGLALEIAGSRIVAVAEVWQPQRVRFELTGPVRVAEPGPGGREIAVAEFAAAHADVVYDFDGRHQLTAVAADVTLRVADAAQPFRSPRAELLLHRQDAGTALDVTLSVNRLDGPLALPGVRGAIDLDAEARVSGIEAIRGASQAERLRSWAIAGGKADITRLRVISDGVASDASGTLALDPHGRINGALRVLVHGVDQVMADLVQRRALPREILTLVPTLAAISQRGDIAGRPAMSLPIAFREGLIRVGPLPVGAIPPLF is encoded by the coding sequence ATGCCCAGCCCGCTGTCCTCCCGTCGCTTCTGGCTGCTCGTCGCGCCATTCGTGCTGCTCGTGCTGCTCGCCGTCGGCTGGTCGGCGCTGTGGAGCCACGCCCGCGACCGCGTCGAGGCCGAGATCGACCGCGCGATGGCGCGTGAAAGCGGCGCCGGCCGCCAGATCGCGTGCGCCGAGCGCACCGTCGCCGGCTTTCCGTTCCGCATCGAGTTGAGGTGCGAGCGGCCGTTGTTCGCCCAGAATCGCGGCCTGGCGCTCGAAATTGCCGGCAGCCGCATCGTCGCGGTGGCCGAGGTGTGGCAGCCGCAGCGGGTCCGTTTCGAACTCACCGGCCCGGTGCGGGTGGCCGAGCCCGGTCCGGGCGGCCGCGAGATCGCGGTGGCCGAGTTCGCCGCCGCCCACGCCGACGTCGTCTATGATTTCGACGGCCGCCACCAGCTCACCGCCGTCGCCGCCGACGTCACGCTCCGGGTGGCCGACGCGGCACAGCCGTTCCGGAGCCCGCGCGCCGAGCTTCTGCTGCATCGCCAGGACGCCGGCACTGCGCTCGACGTCACCCTTTCGGTCAACCGGCTCGACGGCCCGCTGGCGCTGCCCGGCGTGCGCGGCGCCATCGACCTCGACGCCGAGGCGAGGGTGTCGGGCATCGAGGCCATCCGCGGCGCCAGCCAGGCCGAGCGGCTGAGAAGCTGGGCGATCGCCGGCGGCAAGGCCGACATCACCCGCCTGCGCGTCATCAGCGACGGCGTCGCCAGCGACGCCTCGGGCACCCTCGCGCTCGATCCCCACGGCCGGATCAACGGCGCGCTGCGGGTGCTGGTGCACGGCGTCGACCAGGTGATGGCCGATCTGGTGCAGCGCCGCGCGCTCCCGCGCGAGATATTGACGCTGGTGCCGACCCTGGCCGCCATCAGCCAGAGGGGCGATATCGCCGGCCGCCCGGCGATGTCGCTGCCGATCGCGTTCCGCGAGGGGCTGATCCGGGTCGGCCCGCTGCCGGTCGGCGCCATCCCGCCGCTGTTCTGA
- a CDS encoding YnfA family protein — translation MTTIAATALIYAATALAEIAGCFAFWAWLRLDKSPLWLLPGVAALVAFAYLLTLVDSSAAGRTYAAYGGVYITAALMWLWLVEGSRPDRWDLTGAAICLVGAAVILFGPRAYPVSG, via the coding sequence ATGACCACGATTGCCGCCACCGCCCTGATCTATGCCGCAACCGCACTCGCCGAGATCGCCGGCTGCTTCGCATTCTGGGCGTGGCTGCGGCTCGACAAGTCGCCGCTATGGCTGCTGCCCGGCGTCGCCGCGCTGGTGGCGTTCGCCTATCTTCTGACTCTGGTCGACTCCTCGGCCGCCGGCCGGACGTACGCCGCCTATGGCGGCGTCTACATCACCGCCGCGCTGATGTGGCTGTGGTTGGTCGAAGGCAGCCGGCCCGACCGCTGGGACCTGACCGGCGCTGCGATCTGTCTGGTCGGCGCCGCCGTCATCCTGTTCGGACCGCGGGCCTATCCGGTATCCGGCTGA
- a CDS encoding chorismate mutase, whose amino-acid sequence MTKPTPPFSALAQLRADIDRIDAEMHRLLMERGEIIDRLVAVKQTSESGSAFRPAREADMMRRLVARHHGRLPLDTVESIWRVIIATFTWVQAPYTVHADLSAGEAVMRDVVRFHFGFTVPFVTHVGAAGALAAVAASKGDLALVPAASLSGNGAWWTALEAAGAPKIIARLPFVERADHPAGLPTFVVARPALDAVANEVTTVSVRVAGWGPQVASAIAPLADTIAAPDRALDGAMLLVSLPPERALDDVLVAMRQAGASVRNTALVGGHASRYTVARDGAQPVPVGR is encoded by the coding sequence ATGACAAAGCCCACCCCGCCCTTCTCCGCGCTGGCCCAGCTTCGGGCCGACATCGACCGCATCGACGCCGAGATGCACCGTCTTTTGATGGAGCGCGGCGAGATCATCGACCGCCTGGTGGCGGTGAAGCAGACCAGCGAGAGCGGGTCGGCGTTCCGGCCTGCCCGCGAAGCGGACATGATGCGACGGCTGGTCGCGCGGCACCACGGCCGGCTGCCGCTCGACACGGTGGAGAGCATCTGGCGGGTGATCATCGCGACCTTCACCTGGGTGCAGGCGCCCTACACCGTGCACGCCGACCTCTCGGCCGGCGAGGCGGTGATGCGCGACGTCGTGCGGTTTCATTTCGGCTTCACCGTGCCGTTCGTGACCCATGTCGGCGCAGCCGGGGCGCTGGCGGCGGTCGCCGCCTCCAAGGGCGACCTCGCCTTGGTGCCGGCGGCGAGCCTGTCCGGCAACGGCGCGTGGTGGACCGCGCTGGAGGCCGCAGGCGCGCCCAAGATCATCGCCCGGCTGCCGTTCGTCGAGCGCGCCGACCACCCGGCCGGGCTGCCGACCTTCGTGGTGGCGCGGCCGGCGCTGGACGCGGTGGCAAACGAGGTGACGACGGTGAGCGTGCGGGTCGCCGGCTGGGGACCTCAGGTGGCGAGCGCCATCGCCCCGCTCGCCGACACCATCGCCGCGCCCGACCGCGCGCTGGACGGCGCCATGCTGCTGGTGTCGCTGCCGCCCGAGCGGGCGCTGGACGACGTGCTCGTCGCCATGCGGCAGGCGGGCGCCTCGGTTCGCAACACCGCTCTCGTCGGCGGCCACGCCAGCCGCTATACCGTGGCGCGCGACGGCGCCCAGCCGGTTCCGGTGGGCCGCTGA
- a CDS encoding pyridoxal phosphate-dependent aminotransferase — protein MNAPVRPLPCPGVLAIDPYVPGKSGAPGVDKVYKLSSNETPLGASKHAIAAYAALADKLEFYPDGASTALREAIGSTFGLDPARIVCGAGSDEILNLLARAYIAPGDEAIYCTYGFLVYKLAILACGGVPVVAPETDCTANVDAILAKVTSKTKMVFLANPNNPTGTYLPVDEVRRLQNSLPASVLLVLDAAYAEYVRRKDYEAGIELVATCDNVVMCRTFSKIYGLAGLRLGWMYGPAHVVDALNRIRGPFNVGAPSIAAGVAALADADHLNAALAHNDRWLPWLAEAIAKLGLTVTPSVGNFLLIHFPATPGKTAKDADAFLTARGLVLRGVAAYGLPDCLRLTVGPEEANRLVVEALTVFTGGRGD, from the coding sequence ATGAACGCGCCCGTCCGTCCGCTGCCCTGCCCTGGCGTGCTCGCCATCGATCCTTACGTGCCGGGCAAGAGCGGCGCGCCGGGCGTCGACAAGGTCTACAAGCTGTCGTCGAACGAGACCCCGCTCGGCGCCTCCAAGCACGCCATCGCCGCCTACGCCGCGCTGGCCGACAAGCTGGAGTTCTACCCCGACGGCGCCTCGACCGCGCTGCGCGAGGCGATCGGCTCGACCTTCGGCCTCGACCCCGCCCGCATCGTCTGTGGCGCCGGCTCCGACGAGATCCTCAACCTCCTGGCCCGCGCCTATATCGCGCCGGGCGACGAGGCCATTTATTGCACCTACGGATTCCTGGTCTACAAGCTCGCCATCCTGGCGTGCGGCGGCGTGCCGGTGGTGGCGCCGGAGACCGACTGCACCGCCAATGTCGACGCCATCCTGGCCAAGGTGACGTCGAAGACCAAGATGGTCTTCCTCGCCAACCCCAACAATCCGACCGGCACCTATCTGCCGGTCGACGAGGTGCGGCGGCTGCAGAACAGCCTGCCCGCCAGCGTGCTGCTGGTGCTCGATGCCGCCTACGCCGAATACGTTCGCCGCAAAGACTACGAGGCCGGCATCGAGCTGGTGGCGACGTGCGACAACGTCGTGATGTGCCGCACCTTCTCCAAGATCTACGGCCTCGCCGGCCTGCGCCTCGGCTGGATGTACGGCCCGGCCCACGTGGTCGACGCGCTGAACCGCATCCGCGGGCCGTTCAATGTCGGCGCGCCGTCGATCGCCGCCGGCGTCGCCGCACTGGCCGACGCCGACCACCTCAACGCCGCGCTGGCCCACAACGACCGCTGGCTGCCCTGGCTCGCCGAGGCGATCGCCAAGCTCGGCCTCACCGTGACGCCGAGCGTCGGCAACTTCCTGCTGATCCACTTCCCGGCCACGCCCGGCAAGACCGCCAAGGACGCCGACGCCTTCCTCACCGCCCGCGGGCTGGTGCTGCGCGGCGTTGCCGCCTATGGCCTGCCCGACTGCCTCCGCCTCACCGTCGGACCGGAGGAGGCCAACCGCCTGGTGGTCGAGGCGCTGACCGTATTCACCGGAGGCAGAGGTGACTGA
- a CDS encoding HD domain-containing protein, giving the protein MSPDDIRGALDFVRGAERLKDVLRCSHTSSGRPESTAEHTWRLCLMAMVFADAVPGIDVARLLKICVVHDLGEAIHGDVPAVVQDGGPDKAARERADLATLTEPLPAAIRTEILALWEDYEAAASPEARLAKAFDKLETMLQHAQGRNPPDFDYAFDLGYGTKYTAAHPLTAAIRALIDDDMRARIRQQAGAE; this is encoded by the coding sequence ATGTCCCCCGACGACATTCGCGGCGCGCTCGACTTTGTGCGCGGCGCCGAGCGGCTGAAGGATGTGCTGCGTTGCTCGCACACCTCCAGCGGCCGGCCGGAGAGCACCGCCGAGCACACCTGGCGGCTATGCCTGATGGCGATGGTGTTCGCCGACGCCGTTCCGGGCATCGACGTCGCGCGGCTGCTCAAGATCTGCGTGGTGCACGACCTCGGCGAGGCGATCCATGGCGACGTGCCGGCGGTGGTGCAGGACGGCGGGCCGGACAAGGCCGCCCGCGAGCGCGCCGACCTCGCAACGCTCACCGAGCCGTTGCCGGCGGCGATCCGCACCGAGATCCTGGCGCTGTGGGAGGACTACGAGGCCGCCGCCTCGCCCGAAGCGCGGCTGGCCAAGGCGTTCGACAAACTGGAGACGATGCTCCAGCACGCCCAGGGCCGAAATCCGCCCGACTTCGACTACGCCTTCGACCTCGGCTACGGCACCAAATACACCGCCGCCCACCCGCTCACCGCCGCCATCCGGGCGCTGATCGACGACGACATGCGCGCCCGCATCCGGCAACAGGCCGGGGCTGAATAG
- a CDS encoding class I SAM-dependent methyltransferase yields the protein MPLDVVDLRSFYAQSLGMVARRFVSRAIRARWANVTGERMIGLGYPTPYLGVFRDEAERTLAFMPDNQGVMYWPTRGPSLAALVDSAELPLPDASIDRVLCVHLIEMSADPAVVLREVWRALTAGGRLLAVVPNRSGLWARIDSTPFGQGRPYSKSQIVHLLRETWFTPVGWSEALYLPPAPRGLLLRSAPALERLGASLGLPFAGVHIVEATKQVYRPAPVRRTRLVPSLEPAFGPAAAGARVSLGDAVGRDDSGAVAR from the coding sequence ATGCCGCTCGACGTCGTCGATCTTCGCAGTTTCTACGCCCAGTCGCTCGGCATGGTGGCGCGGCGCTTCGTGTCGCGGGCGATCCGGGCGCGCTGGGCCAACGTCACCGGCGAGCGCATGATCGGGCTCGGCTATCCGACGCCCTATCTCGGCGTGTTCCGAGACGAGGCCGAGCGCACCTTGGCCTTCATGCCCGACAATCAGGGCGTGATGTACTGGCCGACCCGCGGGCCGTCGCTGGCGGCGCTGGTCGACTCCGCCGAACTGCCGTTGCCCGACGCCTCGATCGACCGGGTGCTGTGCGTCCACCTGATCGAGATGTCGGCCGATCCGGCGGTGGTGCTGCGCGAGGTGTGGCGGGCGCTGACTGCCGGCGGCCGGCTGCTGGCGGTGGTGCCGAACCGCTCGGGCCTGTGGGCCCGCATCGACTCGACGCCGTTCGGCCAGGGCCGACCCTATTCGAAATCGCAGATCGTCCACCTGTTGCGCGAAACCTGGTTCACGCCGGTGGGCTGGTCGGAAGCGCTCTATCTGCCGCCGGCGCCGCGCGGTCTGCTGTTGCGCTCGGCGCCGGCGTTGGAGCGGCTCGGCGCCTCGCTCGGCCTGCCGTTCGCCGGGGTCCACATTGTCGAGGCCACCAAGCAGGTCTACCGGCCGGCGCCGGTGCGGCGGACCCGGCTGGTGCCCTCGCTGGAGCCGGCGTTCGGTCCCGCCGCCGCCGGGGCGCGGGTGAGCCTCGGCGATGCGGTGGGGCGGGATGACAGCGGCGCCGTGGCGCGGTGA